A single genomic interval of Orcinus orca chromosome 19, mOrcOrc1.1, whole genome shotgun sequence harbors:
- the CBX8 gene encoding chromobox protein homolog 8, translating to MELSAVGERVFAAEALLKRRIRKGRMEYLVKWKGWSQKYSTWEPEENILDARLLAAFEEREREMELYGPKKRGPKPKTFLLKAQAKAKAKTYEFRSDSARGIRIPYPGRSPQELASTSRAREGLRNMGLSPPGSSSTCRVEPPRDRDRERERERERERGASRTDDKPSSPGDSSKKRGPKPRKELLDPSQRPLGEPSDGLGDYLKGRKLDDTASGAGKFPAGHSVIQLARRQDSDLAQCGVASPSPAEATGKLAVDTFPARVIKHRAAFLEAKGQGTLDPGGPRVRHGSGTPSSVGGLYRDMGAQGGRPSLIARIPVARILGDPEEESWSPSLTNLEKVVVTDVTSNFLTVTIKESNTDQGFFKEKR from the exons ATGGAGCTTTCAGCGGTGGGGGAGCGGGTGTTCGCGGCCGAAGCCCTCCTGAAGCGGCGCATACGGAAA GGACGCATGGAATACCTCGTGAAATGGAAGGGCTGGTCGCAGAA GTACAGCACATGGGAACCTGAAGAAAACATCCTGGATGCTCGCCTGCTCGCAGCCTTTGAGGAAAG GGAACGAGAGATGGAGCTCTATGGCCCCAAAAAGCGAGGACCCAAACCCAAAACCTTCCTGCTCAAG GCCCAAGCCAAGGCAAAGGCCAAAACTTACGAGTTCCGAAGTGACTCGGCCCGAGGCATTCGGATCCCCTATCCCGGCCGCTCACCCCAAGAACTGGCCTCTACTTCCCGGGCCCGTGAGGGCCTTCGGAACATGGGTCTTTCGCCACCGGGGAGCAGCAGCACCTGCCGAGTGGAGCCCCCTCGGGACCGTGAtcgagagagggagagggaacgAGAGCGTGAACGGGGTGCTAGCCGCACAGATGACAAACCCAGCTCGCCAGGCGACAGCTCCAAGAAGCGAGGTCCCAAGCCCCGGAAAGAGCTCCTGGACCCCTCACAAAGGCCCTTGGGAGAACCCAGTGATGGCCTTGGAGATTACCTCAAGGGCAGGAAGCTGGACGACACTGCTTCCGGGGCAGGAAAGTTCCCAGCTGGCCACAGTGTGATCCAGCTGGCTCGAAGGCAGGACTCGGACCTGGCCCAGTGTGGTGTGGCCAGCCCCAGCCCGGCTGAGGCCACGGGCAAGCTGGCTGTGGACACCTTTCCAGCCAGGGTCATAAAGCACAGGGCCGCCTTCCTGGAGGCCAAAGGCCAGGGCACCCTGGACCCTGGTGGCCCCCGGGTCCGGCATGGCTCAGGCACCCCCAGCTCTGTGGGGGGCTTGTATCGGGACATGGGGGCCCAAGGGGGAAGGCCCTCCCTCATCGCCAGGATCCCAGTGGCCAGAATCCTGGGGGACCCAGAGGAAGAATCCTGGAGCCCCTCTCTGACCAACTTGGAGAAGGTGGTGGTCACCGACGTGACCTCAAACTTTTTGACCGTCACAATTAAGGAAAGTAACACGGACCAAggcttttttaaagagaaaagatga